The following coding sequences are from one Saprospiraceae bacterium window:
- a CDS encoding cbb3-type cytochrome c oxidase subunit I produces the protein MSSNNHHNQETDVLIETQGYDDHFHEHHHGDKYQMNFLTTYIFSQDHKIIARQFLITGIFWAIIGAAMSLVFRIQLGYPDADISWLKPILGKWVIVNDAGIGSLDPEFYYALVTIHGTIIVFFVLTAGLSGTFSNLLIPLQVGARDMASPFLNMLSYWFFFLSSVIMFYSLFLSTGPFAGGWTAYPPLSALPQASQGSGAGMTLWLISLVLFVVSVLLGGINYITTIINLRTRGMTLWRMPLTIWAFLFTAILGLLSFPVLASGFFLLLFDRSLGTSFYLSDIFINGKMVDVIGGSPILFQHLFWFLGHPEVYIIILPAMGLVSEVMAVHSRKPIFGYRAMIYSMLAIGFLSFIVWAHHMFMSGLNPFISNFFVAFTLMIAIPSAIKVFNWISTLYGGNIRMNTPMMFSIGFVSMFISGGLTGIFLGNSAIDIQQHDTYFVVAHFHIVMGVAAFFGMFAGVYNWFPKMFGRYMNETMGKIHFWGTIIGAYAVFGPMHYLGLAGVPRRYYRFDSFDAFSGFTDMNRFITIAAILTFFVQLVFVVNFFWSIFKGRKVTTQNPWGSNSLEWTTPIKPGHGNWPGKIPTVTRWAYDYGKDGVEFTPQHIPLKEGEKDSSH, from the coding sequence ATGTCCTCAAACAATCATCATAATCAAGAAACAGATGTCCTGATCGAAACCCAGGGCTACGATGATCATTTTCATGAGCATCATCATGGGGATAAATACCAGATGAATTTTCTGACTACTTATATTTTTAGTCAGGATCATAAGATCATTGCAAGGCAATTTCTAATAACCGGAATTTTTTGGGCGATTATTGGAGCAGCAATGTCTTTGGTTTTTAGAATTCAGCTTGGTTATCCGGACGCAGATATTTCCTGGTTAAAACCGATTTTGGGTAAATGGGTAATTGTAAATGATGCGGGAATTGGATCTCTCGATCCTGAGTTCTATTATGCTTTAGTGACAATACATGGGACAATAATTGTGTTTTTTGTGTTGACTGCAGGCTTGAGCGGTACTTTTAGTAACCTGTTGATCCCATTGCAAGTAGGTGCAAGAGATATGGCTTCACCTTTTTTAAATATGTTGTCATATTGGTTTTTCTTTCTTTCCAGCGTCATAATGTTTTATTCTTTGTTCTTGAGTACAGGGCCATTTGCCGGTGGTTGGACAGCATATCCACCATTAAGTGCATTGCCACAAGCTTCTCAAGGTTCAGGGGCAGGAATGACCTTGTGGTTGATATCATTGGTCTTGTTTGTGGTGTCTGTACTCTTAGGTGGAATCAACTATATTACCACTATCATTAATTTGCGGACTCGCGGTATGACATTATGGAGAATGCCGCTTACGATATGGGCTTTTCTTTTTACTGCAATTCTCGGATTGTTGTCATTTCCAGTTTTAGCTTCAGGATTTTTCTTATTGTTGTTTGATAGAAGTTTAGGTACAAGTTTCTACTTGTCGGATATCTTTATTAATGGAAAAATGGTAGATGTTATCGGGGGTAGTCCAATTTTATTTCAACACTTATTCTGGTTTCTAGGTCACCCTGAGGTTTATATTATTATATTGCCTGCAATGGGCTTGGTTTCTGAAGTCATGGCAGTACATTCACGCAAGCCAATATTCGGATATAGAGCCATGATTTATTCGATGTTAGCGATCGGCTTTCTTTCATTTATAGTTTGGGCTCATCACATGTTTATGTCAGGATTGAACCCATTTATATCCAACTTCTTTGTTGCTTTCACTTTGATGATTGCAATACCTTCAGCTATCAAAGTATTCAACTGGATCAGCACCTTGTATGGTGGAAATATCCGGATGAATACGCCTATGATGTTTAGTATAGGATTCGTATCTATGTTTATCTCAGGAGGACTTACAGGAATTTTCTTAGGCAATTCTGCAATCGATATTCAGCAACATGATACATATTTTGTGGTAGCACACTTTCATATTGTAATGGGTGTTGCCGCGTTTTTTGGAATGTTTGCCGGAGTGTACAATTGGTTTCCAAAAATGTTTGGCAGATATATGAATGAAACGATGGGGAAGATCCATTTCTGGGGTACCATAATAGGAGCTTATGCGGTATTTGGGCCGATGCATTATTTAGGCTTAGCAGGCGTACCTCGTCGTTATTATAGATTTGATAGTTTTGATGCCTTTTCAGGCTTTACTGATATGAATCGATTCATTACTATAGCAGCTATTCTAACTTTCTTTGTTCAGCTGGTTTTTGTAGTAAACTTCTTTTGGTCAATATTTAAAGGTAGAAAGGTGACAACACAAAATCCTTGGGGATCAAATTCTCTGGAGTGGACAACACCTATCAAACCGGGTCATGGAAACTGGCCGGGAAAAATTCCAACAGTTACCAGGTGGGCATATGACTATGGAAAAGATGGGGTCGAATTCACTCCTCAGCACATCCCTTTGAAAGAAGGTGAAAAAGATAGTTCTCATTAA
- a CDS encoding OmpA family protein — protein sequence MTGLIIILSIIILFVVIIQISKINDITNAIRGEEATEVRNANSNGIYFLIFGTIFLVACIVSAIYYSDYLLGFGPNQPASEHGHRVDNAFKITLFFTSIVFFLTHIALFWFAYKYRYKPGKKALFLPHDNKLEVIWTAVPALVMTILVVQGLVTWNKVMADISEGEDHLEIEATGWQFAWNLRYPGADGKLGVKDFRLIRPGENELGQDWHDDRNHDDFNADELVLPKGKKIRVRITARDVLHNFYLPHFRVKMDAVPGIPTYFILTPDKTTEEYRQELRKYPEWNLPSDPNDPKSDPKWKTFNFELACAELCGKGHYSMRRLVKVVTPEEFDQWNKSQKSFYLSNIRNTDADPYVGLPIKAEVFSKAEALKTSLTKAMEMGSTEEMRTISLDNIYFESGSSKLSPESESALSILKEAFDKNPKLKVDISGHSDNTGDHSANVSLSLDRANAVKEYLTSRGIDTGRMSSFGVGPDKPIASNETPAGRAKNRRIEFKILSF from the coding sequence ATGACAGGTTTAATTATAATATTATCGATCATTATTCTCTTCGTAGTCATTATACAGATTTCGAAGATTAATGATATTACAAATGCAATTCGTGGTGAGGAAGCTACAGAAGTGAGAAATGCTAATTCAAATGGTATTTATTTCCTCATTTTCGGTACTATTTTTCTTGTTGCATGTATCGTCAGCGCTATTTATTATTCAGACTATCTTCTTGGTTTTGGACCGAATCAGCCTGCTTCTGAGCATGGCCATAGAGTTGACAATGCTTTCAAGATCACTTTATTTTTTACTTCCATAGTATTTTTCCTGACACACATTGCGCTTTTCTGGTTCGCGTATAAGTATAGATACAAGCCTGGAAAAAAAGCTTTGTTTTTGCCGCATGACAATAAACTAGAAGTCATATGGACAGCTGTTCCGGCATTAGTCATGACAATATTGGTTGTTCAAGGCTTGGTTACCTGGAATAAAGTCATGGCAGATATTTCTGAGGGTGAAGATCATTTGGAAATAGAGGCCACTGGTTGGCAATTTGCGTGGAATCTAAGGTATCCTGGTGCCGATGGGAAACTAGGTGTAAAAGACTTTCGATTAATAAGACCGGGTGAAAACGAACTTGGCCAAGATTGGCATGACGATAGAAATCACGATGACTTTAATGCAGATGAACTTGTATTGCCAAAAGGTAAAAAAATTCGTGTTCGAATCACTGCAAGAGATGTGTTGCACAACTTTTATTTGCCACATTTTCGCGTTAAAATGGATGCTGTTCCTGGGATCCCGACGTATTTTATCCTGACTCCGGATAAAACCACAGAAGAATATCGACAGGAACTTCGAAAGTACCCGGAATGGAATTTACCTTCAGATCCAAATGATCCGAAAAGCGATCCTAAATGGAAAACATTCAATTTTGAATTGGCTTGTGCAGAGCTCTGTGGAAAGGGCCATTACAGTATGCGAAGGCTTGTGAAGGTGGTGACACCTGAAGAATTCGATCAGTGGAACAAAAGTCAAAAGTCTTTTTATTTGTCAAATATTCGAAATACTGATGCCGATCCATATGTTGGATTGCCTATCAAAGCAGAGGTTTTCTCAAAAGCAGAAGCATTGAAGACTTCGCTTACAAAGGCAATGGAGATGGGTTCCACAGAAGAAATGAGGACGATTTCACTAGACAATATTTATTTTGAATCAGGATCATCTAAGCTTTCTCCGGAATCTGAATCTGCGCTCTCAATTTTGAAAGAAGCCTTTGACAAGAATCCTAAACTAAAAGTTGACATCAGTGGACATTCTGATAATACCGGGGATCATAGTGCTAATGTCAGCTTATCTCTGGATAGAGCAAATGCTGTAAAGGAGTATCTTACATCACGTGGAATTGACACAGGCCGAATGTCAAGCTTCGGTGTTGGTCCGGATAAGCCGATAGCAAGTAATGAAACTCCGGCAGGTCGCGCTAAAAACCGACGCATTGAATTTAAAATTTTATCCTTTTAA
- a CDS encoding cytochrome c: MKTLKIFSFAIFIAFVGQSCSPAGGNSPGHEYMPDMVHSTAVEANVNNYYWYHTWDSDEYLNYASPRKPVKNTIARGYWGNLSGDSSSRQAYQMAMSGDAYNNAIRVNPNGKVAYLYGDSEEERTRAKKEITRNAYPITAQGLEKGKQLYGIYCAICHGDKGDGAGYLVREDGGVYPAQPANFLKDEFITSSEGRYYHAIMYGFNVMGGYSDKLSYEERWQVIHHIRALQAASKNLVYSEKENTLTNSIAKLEAVKSTVNVATPVVTPPVKKNK; the protein is encoded by the coding sequence ATGAAAACATTGAAGATATTTAGTTTCGCAATATTTATAGCCTTTGTAGGGCAATCGTGTTCTCCTGCAGGAGGGAATTCTCCGGGACATGAGTATATGCCTGATATGGTACATTCTACTGCGGTCGAAGCAAATGTCAATAACTACTATTGGTATCATACTTGGGATTCTGATGAATATTTAAATTATGCTTCACCTCGCAAACCTGTAAAAAATACAATAGCAAGAGGATATTGGGGAAATTTATCGGGTGACTCTTCTTCTCGCCAAGCCTATCAAATGGCAATGTCTGGAGATGCATATAATAATGCAATCAGGGTAAACCCAAATGGCAAAGTAGCTTATTTGTATGGAGATTCTGAAGAAGAAAGAACTCGTGCAAAAAAAGAAATAACTAGAAATGCTTATCCTATTACTGCTCAAGGATTAGAAAAAGGTAAACAATTATATGGTATATATTGTGCCATATGTCATGGTGATAAAGGCGATGGTGCGGGGTATCTCGTCAGGGAAGATGGTGGAGTCTATCCAGCGCAACCGGCCAACTTCTTGAAAGACGAATTCATTACATCATCAGAAGGAAGATATTACCATGCTATCATGTACGGTTTCAATGTAATGGGTGGGTATTCTGATAAACTCTCCTATGAAGAGAGATGGCAGGTGATCCACCATATTCGTGCGCTGCAAGCTGCATCAAAAAATCTGGTTTATTCTGAAAAAGAAAATACCTTAACCAATTCTATTGCAAAGCTGGAAGCGGTAAAAAGTACAGTGAATGTTGCAACACCTGTTGTAACACCTCCGGTGAAGAAAAATAAATAA
- a CDS encoding DUF3341 domain-containing protein, which yields MRQYHKEVIYGIYNDEEILLRAVRKAKADHLEIMDVFTPFPVHGLDQAMGLEESRLHHAGFVYGLIGCLTGFLGMTWIFTSDWPIIFGGKPYWPVPSFIPITFEMTVLFAAWGMTITFYTICGLWPGVSNPQLDLRTTDDKFCIAFDKGEISVAQAQSFFHDTGAEEVNTKTI from the coding sequence ATGCGTCAATATCATAAAGAAGTAATTTACGGAATATACAATGACGAAGAGATATTGCTTCGTGCAGTGAGAAAAGCCAAAGCAGATCATCTTGAAATCATGGATGTTTTTACTCCATTTCCGGTGCATGGGTTGGATCAAGCGATGGGACTAGAGGAGTCACGACTTCATCATGCGGGTTTTGTTTATGGATTAATAGGCTGTCTGACAGGCTTTTTAGGGATGACTTGGATTTTTACCAGTGATTGGCCAATTATTTTTGGAGGAAAACCTTATTGGCCCGTACCTTCCTTTATTCCCATTACTTTTGAAATGACTGTGCTCTTTGCAGCATGGGGGATGACGATAACCTTCTATACAATATGCGGATTATGGCCAGGGGTTTCAAATCCTCAATTGGATTTGCGCACTACAGATGATAAGTTCTGCATAGCATTTGACAAAGGAGAGATTTCTGTTGCACAGGCTCAGTCATTCTTTCATGATACTGGTGCAGAAGAAGTAAACACAAAAACTATCTAA
- the nrfD gene encoding polysulfide reductase NrfD: MSVVVSPVRRPLVEGHKTYHQITEDLCSPTEKSPSRSWVIAFIISVAVMSYGFFCIFWTIWMGTGSWNLNRTIGWGYDITNFVWWIGIGHAGTLISAILMLFRQRWRTGVNRAAEAMTIFAVICAAIFPLIHVGRIWVVYYFFPYPNTRGPLWPNFNSPLLWDVFAISTYFSVSLLFWYTGLVPDFATIRNRATGLRKKIYNSLSFGWTGSAKHWQRWESLSLVLAGLSTPLVLSVHTIVSFDFATSVIPGWHTTIFPPYFVAGAIFSGFAMVQTLMVITRKVLHLEEYITLEHVESMNKVILVTGTIVGVAYLTELFIAWYSGYVYEQFAFFNRAMGIYWWSYFGMMTCNVISPQIFWVKKFRRSIFVTFFMSIFVNIGMWFERFVIIATTLARDYLPSSWSYYKPTWVEIGIYVGTIGLFFTLYLIFTRVAPVVAIAEIKHILKAGGDQYIGEHANHSHHSSQSSHNIHH, from the coding sequence ATGTCAGTAGTAGTTTCTCCGGTAAGGCGTCCGTTGGTAGAAGGACACAAAACCTACCATCAGATTACAGAAGACTTGTGTTCTCCAACTGAAAAATCACCTTCAAGATCATGGGTGATAGCATTTATTATTTCTGTAGCTGTAATGTCCTATGGATTCTTTTGCATATTCTGGACCATATGGATGGGCACAGGTAGCTGGAATCTTAATAGGACGATAGGTTGGGGTTATGATATCACCAATTTCGTTTGGTGGATCGGTATAGGCCACGCAGGTACATTGATTTCTGCGATTTTGATGCTTTTCAGACAGCGTTGGAGAACTGGAGTAAACCGAGCAGCAGAAGCGATGACGATTTTCGCGGTCATTTGTGCGGCTATATTTCCACTGATCCACGTGGGTAGAATTTGGGTTGTTTATTATTTCTTCCCTTATCCGAACACACGAGGACCTTTATGGCCAAACTTCAATTCACCCTTATTATGGGACGTATTTGCAATTTCGACCTACTTTTCAGTGTCTTTATTATTTTGGTATACTGGTTTGGTACCTGACTTTGCCACCATTCGAAATCGCGCTACAGGCTTAAGAAAAAAAATATACAACTCACTTTCATTCGGTTGGACTGGATCAGCAAAACATTGGCAAAGATGGGAATCATTGTCTCTGGTTCTCGCCGGGCTTTCTACACCACTGGTACTCTCTGTACACACTATAGTCAGCTTTGACTTCGCGACTTCAGTAATTCCCGGATGGCATACTACAATTTTTCCTCCGTATTTTGTTGCAGGAGCGATTTTCTCAGGCTTTGCGATGGTTCAAACACTCATGGTGATTACACGGAAAGTTTTGCATCTTGAAGAATATATCACTTTGGAACACGTCGAATCCATGAATAAAGTTATTCTGGTTACTGGTACCATCGTTGGAGTTGCTTATTTAACAGAGTTATTCATCGCATGGTATTCAGGTTATGTGTACGAACAGTTTGCTTTTTTCAATAGGGCTATGGGTATATACTGGTGGTCATACTTTGGTATGATGACTTGTAACGTTATCTCACCTCAAATCTTTTGGGTTAAAAAATTCAGAAGAAGCATTTTTGTGACTTTCTTCATGTCTATTTTCGTAAATATAGGTATGTGGTTCGAGAGATTTGTAATTATTGCAACAACACTCGCAAGGGACTATTTACCATCATCTTGGAGCTATTATAAACCAACTTGGGTTGAAATTGGTATTTATGTAGGTACGATAGGCTTGTTCTTTACATTATATCTGATTTTTACAAGGGTAGCTCCTGTGGTAGCAATTGCTGAAATCAAACATATCCTTAAAGCAGGTGGAGATCAATATATCGGTGAGCATGCGAACCATTCACACCATTCATCACAAAGTTCTCATAACATTCACCATTAA
- a CDS encoding 4Fe-4S dicluster domain-containing protein produces MKNFHKNSWIDDKDLSGDISFIESSSNELQPIAVESILEDERAGLIESNRRDFLKILGFGVGAATLASCEIPIKKAIPYTIRPDDIVPGVANYYASTFVDGGDVCSVLVKTREGRPIKIEGNSLSPIFKAGTSARAQASVLSLYDYNRIRKPAIMDGQSLMEKSWDEIDSLLKKEFSGGGQIRILSRTMMSPSLKNAISEFSAKYNGTKHVMYDPISSAAMLDANLKNFNQRAIPEYRFDLADVIVSFNADFLGTWISPVEYAAQYAKRRKIDAKNASMSKHIQVESGMSLTGSNADNRILVKPSEQGAAIAFLYNAIASQTGGATITSPALNDKAKAALTKVATSLTAAKGKSLVISSSNNLGEQILINSINQALQNVGQTLSFSRASMQRQGNDQDMAQLLKDMQAGSISSLIIIGANPCYDYPMGAAFAEALTKVKNSVCTNSILDETASMCKVLVPDNHYLESWGDVEIQRGRFSLIQPTINPLFNTRQIGVSLLTWTESANFNAKAEQAYYEYLKNYWSQNILSKAKNSSWDQALHDGVIELSVPELASSFSSNVTEAASLITKPSGAETEISFYEAVNMGGGQYANNPWLMEMPDPVMRTVWGNYLAIPIRFDGDRRFISAYNVKENGELVDLSLGSNTYQVGTFKQFGQMEGTVSIALGYGRSKAGVCGTGIGTDFYNQLPVKDGYTQYFLTDIKVGNSSGDIEKNFACVQHHHTLGVTAIETSTGNKINADEAALVDDAFKPLTKGYQGSLTKRTVLRHANLKELPEAIKHLEEERAEAQKLNSHTLYPGHSYLYNSGHHWGLHIDLNACTGCAACTVACMAENNVPVVGKREVSRHHEMTWLRIDRYFYGDVESPNVVYQPMMCQHCNNAPCENVCPVNATNHSSEGLNQMAYNRCVGTRYCANNCPYKVRRFNWYDFMAADLFPVNQHNINKETDKPFYAENLVRMVLNPDVTVRSRGVIEKCSFCVQRIQEGKLNAKKDERSLTDSDVKTACQTACPTGAITFGDMNNESGVLTGKLKNPLNYIVLEEVNVQSVVNYTMKVINRDESLDA; encoded by the coding sequence ATGAAAAATTTTCACAAAAACAGTTGGATTGATGACAAAGATTTGTCTGGTGACATTTCATTTATTGAATCATCGTCTAACGAACTTCAACCCATTGCCGTAGAATCTATTCTTGAAGATGAGAGAGCAGGGTTGATTGAAAGTAACCGCAGGGATTTTTTAAAGATTCTAGGCTTTGGGGTAGGCGCTGCCACATTGGCATCTTGCGAAATTCCAATTAAAAAGGCAATCCCATACACGATCAGACCGGATGATATCGTACCCGGAGTGGCAAATTATTACGCTTCTACATTTGTAGATGGTGGTGACGTTTGCTCAGTACTGGTAAAAACACGTGAAGGCCGACCTATCAAAATTGAAGGCAATTCACTTTCGCCAATATTCAAAGCAGGGACTTCAGCAAGAGCACAGGCATCAGTGCTGAGTCTATATGATTATAATAGAATTCGAAAACCTGCCATCATGGATGGTCAAAGTCTGATGGAGAAAAGTTGGGATGAAATTGATTCTTTGTTGAAAAAGGAATTTTCAGGAGGCGGTCAAATACGGATTTTATCACGTACAATGATGAGCCCAAGCTTGAAAAATGCAATCTCTGAGTTTTCGGCAAAGTATAATGGCACCAAGCATGTTATGTATGATCCAATTTCGTCAGCAGCTATGTTGGATGCTAACCTGAAAAATTTTAATCAGCGCGCAATTCCGGAATATAGATTTGATCTCGCTGATGTAATCGTAAGTTTTAATGCCGATTTTCTGGGCACATGGATATCTCCGGTTGAATATGCAGCTCAGTATGCAAAAAGACGCAAAATTGATGCTAAAAATGCTTCAATGAGTAAGCATATACAGGTAGAGAGTGGTATGTCCCTGACAGGATCTAATGCTGACAACCGGATATTGGTGAAGCCTTCTGAACAAGGGGCAGCTATCGCCTTTTTATACAATGCGATCGCTTCACAGACAGGAGGTGCAACTATTACAAGCCCTGCCTTAAATGATAAAGCAAAAGCAGCACTAACTAAAGTAGCCACAAGCCTTACAGCAGCCAAAGGAAAGTCTTTGGTCATCAGTTCTAGTAATAATCTGGGAGAGCAAATTCTCATCAATTCAATCAATCAGGCATTACAAAATGTAGGTCAGACCTTGTCATTTTCTAGGGCATCCATGCAACGACAAGGGAATGATCAAGATATGGCGCAATTGCTTAAAGACATGCAAGCTGGTTCAATATCTTCTCTGATTATTATTGGTGCTAATCCTTGTTATGACTACCCAATGGGTGCGGCTTTTGCGGAGGCATTGACAAAAGTAAAGAACTCCGTTTGCACAAACTCGATTTTAGACGAAACGGCGTCAATGTGCAAAGTATTGGTACCAGATAACCATTATCTGGAATCATGGGGGGATGTAGAAATCCAGCGTGGCCGCTTTTCATTGATTCAACCTACGATCAATCCGCTTTTCAATACTAGACAAATTGGCGTTTCTTTACTGACTTGGACCGAATCAGCCAATTTTAATGCTAAAGCTGAACAAGCTTATTACGAATATTTGAAGAACTATTGGTCTCAGAATATTTTATCTAAGGCAAAAAATAGCTCATGGGATCAAGCATTACATGATGGTGTCATTGAACTGTCTGTCCCAGAACTTGCCTCTTCATTCTCTTCGAATGTAACCGAAGCAGCATCGCTGATCACTAAACCTTCTGGTGCGGAGACCGAAATTTCTTTCTATGAAGCAGTGAATATGGGAGGAGGACAGTATGCAAACAATCCGTGGTTGATGGAAATGCCCGATCCGGTCATGAGGACCGTATGGGGAAATTATCTTGCCATACCTATTCGCTTTGATGGAGATCGCAGATTCATTTCTGCCTACAATGTGAAAGAAAACGGCGAATTGGTAGACTTATCCCTGGGTTCAAACACTTACCAGGTAGGTACCTTCAAGCAATTTGGACAAATGGAAGGTACGGTATCTATAGCATTGGGATATGGCAGATCAAAAGCAGGTGTATGTGGCACAGGTATTGGTACTGATTTTTATAATCAACTTCCGGTCAAAGATGGTTATACACAATATTTTTTGACAGACATAAAGGTTGGAAATAGTTCCGGCGATATAGAGAAAAATTTTGCCTGTGTTCAACATCATCATACTCTGGGAGTCACAGCGATCGAAACCAGCACAGGTAACAAGATAAATGCTGACGAAGCCGCATTAGTAGATGACGCTTTCAAACCTTTGACCAAAGGGTACCAAGGCTCGTTGACCAAACGTACAGTATTACGTCATGCCAATTTGAAAGAGTTGCCTGAGGCGATAAAACATTTGGAAGAAGAAAGAGCCGAGGCACAAAAGCTTAACTCACATACATTATATCCAGGGCATTCTTACTTATATAATTCGGGGCATCACTGGGGATTGCACATAGACTTGAATGCTTGCACTGGCTGTGCCGCTTGTACTGTAGCCTGTATGGCTGAGAATAATGTACCGGTCGTCGGGAAACGTGAAGTTTCAAGACATCATGAAATGACATGGCTGAGGATTGACAGATATTTCTATGGAGACGTAGAAAGTCCGAATGTCGTATATCAACCCATGATGTGTCAACATTGCAACAATGCTCCCTGTGAGAATGTATGCCCTGTAAATGCAACGAATCACTCCTCAGAGGGCTTAAATCAAATGGCATATAATCGTTGCGTTGGCACGAGATATTGTGCAAATAACTGCCCTTATAAAGTTAGAAGGTTCAACTGGTATGACTTCATGGCAGCAGATTTATTCCCTGTGAATCAACATAATATAAATAAAGAAACAGATAAACCATTTTATGCAGAGAATCTGGTTAGAATGGTTCTGAATCCAGATGTAACCGTCAGGTCCAGAGGGGTTATTGAGAAGTGTTCTTTCTGTGTACAACGAATTCAGGAAGGCAAACTCAATGCAAAAAAAGACGAAAGAAGTTTAACCGATTCTGATGTAAAGACAGCTTGTCAGACCGCTTGTCCGACCGGAGCCATTACATTTGGTGATATGAATAATGAAAGTGGAGTATTAACGGGAAAGTTGAAGAATCCTTTAAACTATATTGTGTTAGAAGAGGTCAACGTGCAGTCAGTGGTAAATTATACAATGAAAGTCATTAACCGGGACGAAAGCCTGGATGCTTAA
- a CDS encoding c-type cytochrome, with amino-acid sequence MSCKRLFLPILALVFFSAVLSAAPDIEVGKNLFKNNCAACHNKSMKDDMTGPALSGFTERWSSYPKEDLYSWIRNSQGLVKKGHPKATELFAKWKSVMTPFPNLTDDEIESLILYVNGVAAGTYGAPAAATQGGAPAAITPKINPMWYYGIALILLGLAVFLWNIMSQLTYYQKVAAGDEKAEQPSLWRSLRSRAVLGFLLFALFLFGGYTTVNNAISLGRSQNYAPTQPIKFSHAVHAGLHKIDCKFCHDGARRSKQSVIPGAGTCVNCHKAIKKGSRYGTEEITKIFVSAGFDPSKDKYIENYDQLSNEEIGKIYKDWIGTNWMKQNEVTSISEAGQSQIDQQWARIVKSMTSNTKQTLSGPIEWVRLHNLPDYVYFNHSQHVTVGKLACQTCHGKVEEMDVMKQYSTLSMGWCINCHRQSDVQFKDNKYYDSYRTFHDELKAGTRQSVKVSDIGGLDCQKCHY; translated from the coding sequence ATGAGCTGCAAACGACTGTTTCTTCCGATCCTGGCGTTAGTATTCTTTTCCGCAGTTCTATCTGCCGCACCAGATATTGAAGTTGGAAAAAATTTATTCAAGAACAACTGCGCGGCTTGTCACAACAAAAGCATGAAAGATGACATGACAGGGCCTGCTCTGTCAGGGTTCACTGAACGATGGTCTTCTTACCCAAAGGAAGACTTATATAGTTGGATACGCAATTCTCAAGGACTTGTAAAGAAAGGCCATCCCAAGGCTACCGAATTGTTTGCGAAATGGAAATCTGTCATGACTCCATTTCCGAATTTAACCGATGACGAAATTGAAAGCCTCATTTTGTATGTCAATGGTGTTGCTGCCGGTACATATGGTGCACCAGCAGCTGCGACTCAAGGTGGAGCCCCTGCTGCAATTACTCCCAAGATTAACCCGATGTGGTATTATGGGATAGCATTGATATTACTTGGGCTAGCTGTTTTTCTGTGGAACATCATGTCGCAGTTAACTTATTATCAAAAAGTAGCTGCAGGTGATGAAAAGGCTGAGCAGCCTTCACTATGGAGGTCGCTTCGAAGTCGTGCAGTATTAGGTTTTTTATTGTTTGCTCTCTTCTTGTTTGGGGGATATACTACAGTGAACAATGCCATCAGTCTCGGACGCAGTCAAAATTATGCTCCCACACAGCCGATTAAGTTCTCACACGCTGTGCATGCCGGCTTACACAAAATCGATTGTAAGTTTTGCCATGATGGCGCCAGAAGATCTAAGCAAAGCGTGATACCTGGAGCAGGAACCTGTGTCAATTGTCACAAAGCGATCAAAAAAGGTTCCAGATATGGCACAGAGGAAATTACAAAGATCTTCGTATCTGCCGGATTTGATCCATCCAAAGATAAATACATAGAAAACTATGATCAATTATCTAATGAAGAAATAGGTAAGATTTATAAGGATTGGATTGGAACCAATTGGATGAAGCAAAATGAAGTCACTAGTATTTCAGAAGCTGGACAATCACAAATCGATCAGCAGTGGGCAAGAATTGTCAAGAGTATGACAAGTAATACAAAACAAACACTGAGCGGGCCAATAGAATGGGTCCGACTTCACAACTTACCAGATTATGTTTATTTCAATCACTCACAACACGTGACTGTAGGTAAATTGGCTTGCCAGACTTGTCACGGAAAGGTGGAAGAAATGGATGTAATGAAGCAATATTCGACACTTTCAATGGGATGGTGCATCAATTGTCATAGACAATCAGATGTCCAATTCAAAGACAATAAATACTATGATTCTTATAGAACTTTCCACGATGAACTCAAAGCAGGTACTCGACAATCTGTAAAAGTGTCTGATATCGGAGGATTGGATTGTCAAAAATGCCATTATTGA